Proteins from a genomic interval of Gossypium hirsutum isolate 1008001.06 chromosome A09, Gossypium_hirsutum_v2.1, whole genome shotgun sequence:
- the LOC107889196 gene encoding transcription factor E2FB isoform X2, giving the protein MSASQEPLNQPLRLQNQQLPFSMKPPFMSPGGDYHHFASTESRRLADQKGDAIVVQSPRKSDVADREVESGDWARPPGYTEVIGSPLQTPVSGKGGKAQKASRLTKNSRSGPQIPASNLGSPGNNVTPTGPCRYDSSLGLLTRKFINLIKQAEDGILDLNKAADTLEVQKRRIYDITNVLEGIGLREKKLKNRIQWKGLDVSRPGEIDENVTTLQVHAHAEVENLSIEERCLDEQIREMQERLRNLSEDENNQKWLFVTEEDIKSLSCFQNETLIAIKAPHGTTLEVPDPDEAVDYSQRRYRIVLRSSMGPIDVYLVSQFEEKFEEIQGADPPPNFPSTSGLNENPATTMVPEESRGKEIEMQWQDDNKMCSDLNASQDFVSGIMKIVPSDVDCDADYWLLSDPSISIIDMWRTESLIEWSELGTLNEGYGMATVSSTCPQTPTSNATEAPSANSTGK; this is encoded by the exons ATGTCCGCTTCTCAAGAGCCGTTGAACCAACCCCTACGGCTGCAAAATCAGCAGCTGCCTTTCTCTATGAAGCCTCCGTTTATGTCTCCTGGAGGCGATTATCACCACTTTGCTTCCACTGAGTCTCGCCGCTTAGCCGATCAAAAAGGCGATGCCATTGTCGTCCAATCTCCT AGGAAGAGTGATGTAGCAGATCGAGAAGTTGAGTCTGGTGACTGGGCAAGGCCTCCAGGGTACACTGAAGTTATTGGCAGTCCTCTCCAGACACCTGTATCAGGAAAAGGGGGAAAGGCTCAAAAAGCATCAAGGCTAACAAAGAACAGTAGATCTGGTCCTCAAATTCCTGCTTCAAATCTTG GTTCTCCTGGCAATAATGTCACTCCTACAGGTCCCTGCCGTTATGACAGCTCCTTAG GGCTTTTGACAAGGAAGTTTATCAATTTGATTAAACAAGCTGAAGATGGTATTCTTGATTTGAATAAAGCTGCCGATACCTTGGAG GTGCAAAAGAGGAGGATATATGACATTACCAATGTTCTTGAAGGAATTGGTCTCAGAGAAAAGAAACTCAAGAACAGAATTCAGTGGAA GGGGCTTGATGTCTCAAGGCCAGGCGAGATTGATGAGAATGTCACTACTTTGCAG GTACATGCACAT GCAGAGGTTGAGAACCTTTCTATCGAGGAACGCTGTTTAGATGAACAAATCAG AGAAATGCAAGAAAGACTGAGGAACCTCAGTGAAGACGAAAATAATCAAAA GTGGCTCTTTGTCACCGAGGAAGATATCAAGAGCTTATCCTGCTTCCAG AATGAAACGCTAATAGCCATTAAAGCTCCACATGGAACCACTCTGGAAGTCCCAGATCCTGACGAG GCTGTTGACTATTCCCAAAGGAGGTACAGGATTGTCCTCAGAAGCTCAATGGGTCCTATAGATGTTTACCTTGTCAG TCAATTTGAGGAGAAATTTGAAGAGATACAAGGAGCGGATCCACCTCCAAACTTTCCATCAACTTCAGGCTTGAATGAGAACCCGGCAACAACAATGGTACCAGAGGAAAGCAGAGGGAAGGAGATTGAAATGCAGTGGCAAGATGATAATAAAATGTGCTCAGATCTTAATGCCTCACAGGATTTTGTGAGTGGGATCATGAAGATCGTTCCCTCTGATGTAGAc TGTGATGCTGATTATTGGCTCTTATCAGATCCAAGCATTAGCATCATTGACATGTGGCGGACTGAAT CTCTGATTGAGTGGAGCGAGCTTGGTACACTAAATGAGGGCTATGGCATGGCCACAGTTAGCTCAACATGTCCCCAAACGCCCACTTCAAATGCAACAGAAGCACCTTCTGCCAACTCAACCGGGAAGTGA
- the LOC107889196 gene encoding transcription factor E2FB isoform X1, translated as MSASQEPLNQPLRLQNQQLPFSMKPPFMSPGGDYHHFASTESRRLADQKGDAIVVQSPRKSDVADREVESGDWARPPGYTEVIGSPLQTPVSGKGGKAQKASRLTKNSRSGPQIPASNLGSPGNNVTPTGPCRYDSSLGLLTRKFINLIKQAEDGILDLNKAADTLEVQKRRIYDITNVLEGIGLREKKLKNRIQWKGLDVSRPGEIDENVTTLQVHAHAEVENLSIEERCLDEQIREMQERLRNLSEDENNQKWLFVTEEDIKSLSCFQNETLIAIKAPHGTTLEVPDPDEQAVDYSQRRYRIVLRSSMGPIDVYLVSQFEEKFEEIQGADPPPNFPSTSGLNENPATTMVPEESRGKEIEMQWQDDNKMCSDLNASQDFVSGIMKIVPSDVDCDADYWLLSDPSISIIDMWRTESLIEWSELGTLNEGYGMATVSSTCPQTPTSNATEAPSANSTGK; from the exons ATGTCCGCTTCTCAAGAGCCGTTGAACCAACCCCTACGGCTGCAAAATCAGCAGCTGCCTTTCTCTATGAAGCCTCCGTTTATGTCTCCTGGAGGCGATTATCACCACTTTGCTTCCACTGAGTCTCGCCGCTTAGCCGATCAAAAAGGCGATGCCATTGTCGTCCAATCTCCT AGGAAGAGTGATGTAGCAGATCGAGAAGTTGAGTCTGGTGACTGGGCAAGGCCTCCAGGGTACACTGAAGTTATTGGCAGTCCTCTCCAGACACCTGTATCAGGAAAAGGGGGAAAGGCTCAAAAAGCATCAAGGCTAACAAAGAACAGTAGATCTGGTCCTCAAATTCCTGCTTCAAATCTTG GTTCTCCTGGCAATAATGTCACTCCTACAGGTCCCTGCCGTTATGACAGCTCCTTAG GGCTTTTGACAAGGAAGTTTATCAATTTGATTAAACAAGCTGAAGATGGTATTCTTGATTTGAATAAAGCTGCCGATACCTTGGAG GTGCAAAAGAGGAGGATATATGACATTACCAATGTTCTTGAAGGAATTGGTCTCAGAGAAAAGAAACTCAAGAACAGAATTCAGTGGAA GGGGCTTGATGTCTCAAGGCCAGGCGAGATTGATGAGAATGTCACTACTTTGCAG GTACATGCACAT GCAGAGGTTGAGAACCTTTCTATCGAGGAACGCTGTTTAGATGAACAAATCAG AGAAATGCAAGAAAGACTGAGGAACCTCAGTGAAGACGAAAATAATCAAAA GTGGCTCTTTGTCACCGAGGAAGATATCAAGAGCTTATCCTGCTTCCAG AATGAAACGCTAATAGCCATTAAAGCTCCACATGGAACCACTCTGGAAGTCCCAGATCCTGACGAG CAGGCTGTTGACTATTCCCAAAGGAGGTACAGGATTGTCCTCAGAAGCTCAATGGGTCCTATAGATGTTTACCTTGTCAG TCAATTTGAGGAGAAATTTGAAGAGATACAAGGAGCGGATCCACCTCCAAACTTTCCATCAACTTCAGGCTTGAATGAGAACCCGGCAACAACAATGGTACCAGAGGAAAGCAGAGGGAAGGAGATTGAAATGCAGTGGCAAGATGATAATAAAATGTGCTCAGATCTTAATGCCTCACAGGATTTTGTGAGTGGGATCATGAAGATCGTTCCCTCTGATGTAGAc TGTGATGCTGATTATTGGCTCTTATCAGATCCAAGCATTAGCATCATTGACATGTGGCGGACTGAAT CTCTGATTGAGTGGAGCGAGCTTGGTACACTAAATGAGGGCTATGGCATGGCCACAGTTAGCTCAACATGTCCCCAAACGCCCACTTCAAATGCAACAGAAGCACCTTCTGCCAACTCAACCGGGAAGTGA
- the LOC107889196 gene encoding transcription factor E2FB isoform X3, whose translation MSASQEPLNQPLRLQNQQLPFSMKPPFMSPGGDYHHFASTESRRLADQKGDAIVVQSPRKSDVADREVESGDWARPPGYTEVIGSPLQTPVSGKGGKAQKASRLTKNSRSGPQIPASNLGSPGNNVTPTGPCRYDSSLGLLTRKFINLIKQAEDGILDLNKAADTLEVQKRRIYDITNVLEGIGLREKKLKNRIQWKGLDVSRPGEIDENVTTLQAEVENLSIEERCLDEQIREMQERLRNLSEDENNQKWLFVTEEDIKSLSCFQNETLIAIKAPHGTTLEVPDPDEQAVDYSQRRYRIVLRSSMGPIDVYLVSQFEEKFEEIQGADPPPNFPSTSGLNENPATTMVPEESRGKEIEMQWQDDNKMCSDLNASQDFVSGIMKIVPSDVDCDADYWLLSDPSISIIDMWRTESLIEWSELGTLNEGYGMATVSSTCPQTPTSNATEAPSANSTGK comes from the exons ATGTCCGCTTCTCAAGAGCCGTTGAACCAACCCCTACGGCTGCAAAATCAGCAGCTGCCTTTCTCTATGAAGCCTCCGTTTATGTCTCCTGGAGGCGATTATCACCACTTTGCTTCCACTGAGTCTCGCCGCTTAGCCGATCAAAAAGGCGATGCCATTGTCGTCCAATCTCCT AGGAAGAGTGATGTAGCAGATCGAGAAGTTGAGTCTGGTGACTGGGCAAGGCCTCCAGGGTACACTGAAGTTATTGGCAGTCCTCTCCAGACACCTGTATCAGGAAAAGGGGGAAAGGCTCAAAAAGCATCAAGGCTAACAAAGAACAGTAGATCTGGTCCTCAAATTCCTGCTTCAAATCTTG GTTCTCCTGGCAATAATGTCACTCCTACAGGTCCCTGCCGTTATGACAGCTCCTTAG GGCTTTTGACAAGGAAGTTTATCAATTTGATTAAACAAGCTGAAGATGGTATTCTTGATTTGAATAAAGCTGCCGATACCTTGGAG GTGCAAAAGAGGAGGATATATGACATTACCAATGTTCTTGAAGGAATTGGTCTCAGAGAAAAGAAACTCAAGAACAGAATTCAGTGGAA GGGGCTTGATGTCTCAAGGCCAGGCGAGATTGATGAGAATGTCACTACTTTGCAG GCAGAGGTTGAGAACCTTTCTATCGAGGAACGCTGTTTAGATGAACAAATCAG AGAAATGCAAGAAAGACTGAGGAACCTCAGTGAAGACGAAAATAATCAAAA GTGGCTCTTTGTCACCGAGGAAGATATCAAGAGCTTATCCTGCTTCCAG AATGAAACGCTAATAGCCATTAAAGCTCCACATGGAACCACTCTGGAAGTCCCAGATCCTGACGAG CAGGCTGTTGACTATTCCCAAAGGAGGTACAGGATTGTCCTCAGAAGCTCAATGGGTCCTATAGATGTTTACCTTGTCAG TCAATTTGAGGAGAAATTTGAAGAGATACAAGGAGCGGATCCACCTCCAAACTTTCCATCAACTTCAGGCTTGAATGAGAACCCGGCAACAACAATGGTACCAGAGGAAAGCAGAGGGAAGGAGATTGAAATGCAGTGGCAAGATGATAATAAAATGTGCTCAGATCTTAATGCCTCACAGGATTTTGTGAGTGGGATCATGAAGATCGTTCCCTCTGATGTAGAc TGTGATGCTGATTATTGGCTCTTATCAGATCCAAGCATTAGCATCATTGACATGTGGCGGACTGAAT CTCTGATTGAGTGGAGCGAGCTTGGTACACTAAATGAGGGCTATGGCATGGCCACAGTTAGCTCAACATGTCCCCAAACGCCCACTTCAAATGCAACAGAAGCACCTTCTGCCAACTCAACCGGGAAGTGA
- the LOC107889196 gene encoding transcription factor E2FB isoform X4, which translates to MSASQEPLNQPLRLQNQQLPFSMKPPFMSPGGDYHHFASTESRRLADQKGDAIVVQSPRKSDVADREVESGDWARPPGYTEVIGSPLQTPVSGKGGKAQKASRLTKNSRSGPQIPASNLGSPGNNVTPTGPCRYDSSLGLLTRKFINLIKQAEDGILDLNKAADTLEVQKRRIYDITNVLEGIGLREKKLKNRIQWKGLDVSRPGEIDENVTTLQAEVENLSIEERCLDEQIREMQERLRNLSEDENNQKWLFVTEEDIKSLSCFQNETLIAIKAPHGTTLEVPDPDEAVDYSQRRYRIVLRSSMGPIDVYLVSQFEEKFEEIQGADPPPNFPSTSGLNENPATTMVPEESRGKEIEMQWQDDNKMCSDLNASQDFVSGIMKIVPSDVDCDADYWLLSDPSISIIDMWRTESLIEWSELGTLNEGYGMATVSSTCPQTPTSNATEAPSANSTGK; encoded by the exons ATGTCCGCTTCTCAAGAGCCGTTGAACCAACCCCTACGGCTGCAAAATCAGCAGCTGCCTTTCTCTATGAAGCCTCCGTTTATGTCTCCTGGAGGCGATTATCACCACTTTGCTTCCACTGAGTCTCGCCGCTTAGCCGATCAAAAAGGCGATGCCATTGTCGTCCAATCTCCT AGGAAGAGTGATGTAGCAGATCGAGAAGTTGAGTCTGGTGACTGGGCAAGGCCTCCAGGGTACACTGAAGTTATTGGCAGTCCTCTCCAGACACCTGTATCAGGAAAAGGGGGAAAGGCTCAAAAAGCATCAAGGCTAACAAAGAACAGTAGATCTGGTCCTCAAATTCCTGCTTCAAATCTTG GTTCTCCTGGCAATAATGTCACTCCTACAGGTCCCTGCCGTTATGACAGCTCCTTAG GGCTTTTGACAAGGAAGTTTATCAATTTGATTAAACAAGCTGAAGATGGTATTCTTGATTTGAATAAAGCTGCCGATACCTTGGAG GTGCAAAAGAGGAGGATATATGACATTACCAATGTTCTTGAAGGAATTGGTCTCAGAGAAAAGAAACTCAAGAACAGAATTCAGTGGAA GGGGCTTGATGTCTCAAGGCCAGGCGAGATTGATGAGAATGTCACTACTTTGCAG GCAGAGGTTGAGAACCTTTCTATCGAGGAACGCTGTTTAGATGAACAAATCAG AGAAATGCAAGAAAGACTGAGGAACCTCAGTGAAGACGAAAATAATCAAAA GTGGCTCTTTGTCACCGAGGAAGATATCAAGAGCTTATCCTGCTTCCAG AATGAAACGCTAATAGCCATTAAAGCTCCACATGGAACCACTCTGGAAGTCCCAGATCCTGACGAG GCTGTTGACTATTCCCAAAGGAGGTACAGGATTGTCCTCAGAAGCTCAATGGGTCCTATAGATGTTTACCTTGTCAG TCAATTTGAGGAGAAATTTGAAGAGATACAAGGAGCGGATCCACCTCCAAACTTTCCATCAACTTCAGGCTTGAATGAGAACCCGGCAACAACAATGGTACCAGAGGAAAGCAGAGGGAAGGAGATTGAAATGCAGTGGCAAGATGATAATAAAATGTGCTCAGATCTTAATGCCTCACAGGATTTTGTGAGTGGGATCATGAAGATCGTTCCCTCTGATGTAGAc TGTGATGCTGATTATTGGCTCTTATCAGATCCAAGCATTAGCATCATTGACATGTGGCGGACTGAAT CTCTGATTGAGTGGAGCGAGCTTGGTACACTAAATGAGGGCTATGGCATGGCCACAGTTAGCTCAACATGTCCCCAAACGCCCACTTCAAATGCAACAGAAGCACCTTCTGCCAACTCAACCGGGAAGTGA
- the LOC107889196 gene encoding transcription factor E2FB isoform X8 produces MSASQEPLNQPLRLQNQQLPFSMKPPFMSPGGDYHHFASTESRRLADQKGDAIVVQSPRKSDVADREVESGDWARPPGYTEVIGSPLQTPVSGKGGKAQKASRLTKNSRSGPQIPASNLGSPGNNVTPTGPCRYDSSLGLLTRKFINLIKQAEDGILDLNKAADTLEVQKRRIYDITNVLEGIGLREKKLKNRIQWKGLDVSRPGEIDENVTTLQAEVENLSIEERCLDEQIRWLFVTEEDIKSLSCFQNETLIAIKAPHGTTLEVPDPDEAVDYSQRRYRIVLRSSMGPIDVYLVSQFEEKFEEIQGADPPPNFPSTSGLNENPATTMVPEESRGKEIEMQWQDDNKMCSDLNASQDFVSGIMKIVPSDVDCDADYWLLSDPSISIIDMWRTESLIEWSELGTLNEGYGMATVSSTCPQTPTSNATEAPSANSTGK; encoded by the exons ATGTCCGCTTCTCAAGAGCCGTTGAACCAACCCCTACGGCTGCAAAATCAGCAGCTGCCTTTCTCTATGAAGCCTCCGTTTATGTCTCCTGGAGGCGATTATCACCACTTTGCTTCCACTGAGTCTCGCCGCTTAGCCGATCAAAAAGGCGATGCCATTGTCGTCCAATCTCCT AGGAAGAGTGATGTAGCAGATCGAGAAGTTGAGTCTGGTGACTGGGCAAGGCCTCCAGGGTACACTGAAGTTATTGGCAGTCCTCTCCAGACACCTGTATCAGGAAAAGGGGGAAAGGCTCAAAAAGCATCAAGGCTAACAAAGAACAGTAGATCTGGTCCTCAAATTCCTGCTTCAAATCTTG GTTCTCCTGGCAATAATGTCACTCCTACAGGTCCCTGCCGTTATGACAGCTCCTTAG GGCTTTTGACAAGGAAGTTTATCAATTTGATTAAACAAGCTGAAGATGGTATTCTTGATTTGAATAAAGCTGCCGATACCTTGGAG GTGCAAAAGAGGAGGATATATGACATTACCAATGTTCTTGAAGGAATTGGTCTCAGAGAAAAGAAACTCAAGAACAGAATTCAGTGGAA GGGGCTTGATGTCTCAAGGCCAGGCGAGATTGATGAGAATGTCACTACTTTGCAG GCAGAGGTTGAGAACCTTTCTATCGAGGAACGCTGTTTAGATGAACAAATCAG GTGGCTCTTTGTCACCGAGGAAGATATCAAGAGCTTATCCTGCTTCCAG AATGAAACGCTAATAGCCATTAAAGCTCCACATGGAACCACTCTGGAAGTCCCAGATCCTGACGAG GCTGTTGACTATTCCCAAAGGAGGTACAGGATTGTCCTCAGAAGCTCAATGGGTCCTATAGATGTTTACCTTGTCAG TCAATTTGAGGAGAAATTTGAAGAGATACAAGGAGCGGATCCACCTCCAAACTTTCCATCAACTTCAGGCTTGAATGAGAACCCGGCAACAACAATGGTACCAGAGGAAAGCAGAGGGAAGGAGATTGAAATGCAGTGGCAAGATGATAATAAAATGTGCTCAGATCTTAATGCCTCACAGGATTTTGTGAGTGGGATCATGAAGATCGTTCCCTCTGATGTAGAc TGTGATGCTGATTATTGGCTCTTATCAGATCCAAGCATTAGCATCATTGACATGTGGCGGACTGAAT CTCTGATTGAGTGGAGCGAGCTTGGTACACTAAATGAGGGCTATGGCATGGCCACAGTTAGCTCAACATGTCCCCAAACGCCCACTTCAAATGCAACAGAAGCACCTTCTGCCAACTCAACCGGGAAGTGA
- the LOC107889196 gene encoding transcription factor E2FB isoform X7: MSASQEPLNQPLRLQNQQLPFSMKPPFMSPGGDYHHFASTESRRLADQKGDAIVVQSPRKSDVADREVESGDWARPPGYTEVIGSPLQTPVSGKGGKAQKASRLTKNSRSGPQIPASNLGSPGNNVTPTGPCRYDSSLGLLTRKFINLIKQAEDGILDLNKAADTLEVQKRRIYDITNVLEGIGLREKKLKNRIQWKGLDVSRPGEIDENVTTLQAEVENLSIEERCLDEQIRWLFVTEEDIKSLSCFQNETLIAIKAPHGTTLEVPDPDEQAVDYSQRRYRIVLRSSMGPIDVYLVSQFEEKFEEIQGADPPPNFPSTSGLNENPATTMVPEESRGKEIEMQWQDDNKMCSDLNASQDFVSGIMKIVPSDVDCDADYWLLSDPSISIIDMWRTESLIEWSELGTLNEGYGMATVSSTCPQTPTSNATEAPSANSTGK; this comes from the exons ATGTCCGCTTCTCAAGAGCCGTTGAACCAACCCCTACGGCTGCAAAATCAGCAGCTGCCTTTCTCTATGAAGCCTCCGTTTATGTCTCCTGGAGGCGATTATCACCACTTTGCTTCCACTGAGTCTCGCCGCTTAGCCGATCAAAAAGGCGATGCCATTGTCGTCCAATCTCCT AGGAAGAGTGATGTAGCAGATCGAGAAGTTGAGTCTGGTGACTGGGCAAGGCCTCCAGGGTACACTGAAGTTATTGGCAGTCCTCTCCAGACACCTGTATCAGGAAAAGGGGGAAAGGCTCAAAAAGCATCAAGGCTAACAAAGAACAGTAGATCTGGTCCTCAAATTCCTGCTTCAAATCTTG GTTCTCCTGGCAATAATGTCACTCCTACAGGTCCCTGCCGTTATGACAGCTCCTTAG GGCTTTTGACAAGGAAGTTTATCAATTTGATTAAACAAGCTGAAGATGGTATTCTTGATTTGAATAAAGCTGCCGATACCTTGGAG GTGCAAAAGAGGAGGATATATGACATTACCAATGTTCTTGAAGGAATTGGTCTCAGAGAAAAGAAACTCAAGAACAGAATTCAGTGGAA GGGGCTTGATGTCTCAAGGCCAGGCGAGATTGATGAGAATGTCACTACTTTGCAG GCAGAGGTTGAGAACCTTTCTATCGAGGAACGCTGTTTAGATGAACAAATCAG GTGGCTCTTTGTCACCGAGGAAGATATCAAGAGCTTATCCTGCTTCCAG AATGAAACGCTAATAGCCATTAAAGCTCCACATGGAACCACTCTGGAAGTCCCAGATCCTGACGAG CAGGCTGTTGACTATTCCCAAAGGAGGTACAGGATTGTCCTCAGAAGCTCAATGGGTCCTATAGATGTTTACCTTGTCAG TCAATTTGAGGAGAAATTTGAAGAGATACAAGGAGCGGATCCACCTCCAAACTTTCCATCAACTTCAGGCTTGAATGAGAACCCGGCAACAACAATGGTACCAGAGGAAAGCAGAGGGAAGGAGATTGAAATGCAGTGGCAAGATGATAATAAAATGTGCTCAGATCTTAATGCCTCACAGGATTTTGTGAGTGGGATCATGAAGATCGTTCCCTCTGATGTAGAc TGTGATGCTGATTATTGGCTCTTATCAGATCCAAGCATTAGCATCATTGACATGTGGCGGACTGAAT CTCTGATTGAGTGGAGCGAGCTTGGTACACTAAATGAGGGCTATGGCATGGCCACAGTTAGCTCAACATGTCCCCAAACGCCCACTTCAAATGCAACAGAAGCACCTTCTGCCAACTCAACCGGGAAGTGA
- the LOC107889196 gene encoding transcription factor E2FB isoform X6 — translation MSASQEPLNQPLRLQNQQLPFSMKPPFMSPGGDYHHFASTESRRLADQKGDAIVVQSPRKSDVADREVESGDWARPPGYTEVIGSPLQTPVSGKGGKAQKASRLTKNSRSGPQIPASNLGSPGNNVTPTGPCRYDSSLGLLTRKFINLIKQAEDGILDLNKAADTLEVQKRRIYDITNVLEGIGLREKKLKNRIQWKGLDVSRPGEIDENVTTLQVHAHAEVENLSIEERCLDEQIRWLFVTEEDIKSLSCFQNETLIAIKAPHGTTLEVPDPDEAVDYSQRRYRIVLRSSMGPIDVYLVSQFEEKFEEIQGADPPPNFPSTSGLNENPATTMVPEESRGKEIEMQWQDDNKMCSDLNASQDFVSGIMKIVPSDVDCDADYWLLSDPSISIIDMWRTESLIEWSELGTLNEGYGMATVSSTCPQTPTSNATEAPSANSTGK, via the exons ATGTCCGCTTCTCAAGAGCCGTTGAACCAACCCCTACGGCTGCAAAATCAGCAGCTGCCTTTCTCTATGAAGCCTCCGTTTATGTCTCCTGGAGGCGATTATCACCACTTTGCTTCCACTGAGTCTCGCCGCTTAGCCGATCAAAAAGGCGATGCCATTGTCGTCCAATCTCCT AGGAAGAGTGATGTAGCAGATCGAGAAGTTGAGTCTGGTGACTGGGCAAGGCCTCCAGGGTACACTGAAGTTATTGGCAGTCCTCTCCAGACACCTGTATCAGGAAAAGGGGGAAAGGCTCAAAAAGCATCAAGGCTAACAAAGAACAGTAGATCTGGTCCTCAAATTCCTGCTTCAAATCTTG GTTCTCCTGGCAATAATGTCACTCCTACAGGTCCCTGCCGTTATGACAGCTCCTTAG GGCTTTTGACAAGGAAGTTTATCAATTTGATTAAACAAGCTGAAGATGGTATTCTTGATTTGAATAAAGCTGCCGATACCTTGGAG GTGCAAAAGAGGAGGATATATGACATTACCAATGTTCTTGAAGGAATTGGTCTCAGAGAAAAGAAACTCAAGAACAGAATTCAGTGGAA GGGGCTTGATGTCTCAAGGCCAGGCGAGATTGATGAGAATGTCACTACTTTGCAG GTACATGCACAT GCAGAGGTTGAGAACCTTTCTATCGAGGAACGCTGTTTAGATGAACAAATCAG GTGGCTCTTTGTCACCGAGGAAGATATCAAGAGCTTATCCTGCTTCCAG AATGAAACGCTAATAGCCATTAAAGCTCCACATGGAACCACTCTGGAAGTCCCAGATCCTGACGAG GCTGTTGACTATTCCCAAAGGAGGTACAGGATTGTCCTCAGAAGCTCAATGGGTCCTATAGATGTTTACCTTGTCAG TCAATTTGAGGAGAAATTTGAAGAGATACAAGGAGCGGATCCACCTCCAAACTTTCCATCAACTTCAGGCTTGAATGAGAACCCGGCAACAACAATGGTACCAGAGGAAAGCAGAGGGAAGGAGATTGAAATGCAGTGGCAAGATGATAATAAAATGTGCTCAGATCTTAATGCCTCACAGGATTTTGTGAGTGGGATCATGAAGATCGTTCCCTCTGATGTAGAc TGTGATGCTGATTATTGGCTCTTATCAGATCCAAGCATTAGCATCATTGACATGTGGCGGACTGAAT CTCTGATTGAGTGGAGCGAGCTTGGTACACTAAATGAGGGCTATGGCATGGCCACAGTTAGCTCAACATGTCCCCAAACGCCCACTTCAAATGCAACAGAAGCACCTTCTGCCAACTCAACCGGGAAGTGA